One Citrus sinensis cultivar Valencia sweet orange chromosome 5, DVS_A1.0, whole genome shotgun sequence genomic window, TTTGGCACTCTAATAAAattccctctctctctctctctcctacTCTCTCATGCGCTCTCGAAAATCTAATACCCTCCAAGAATCTTGAATTtccataaaaggaaaaaacccTACATCTCAAAGTAAGAAGCAATTAACGTTGcattatcatttcattttcagttttgtttaatttttatactttCTGGAATTTTTCCCCCGATTCTTGCCGGGAATCTCGGTTCAGGCTGGGGTTTGGTCCGAAATGTCGACCAGAAATCGTCGCCCCCCGGTTTCGTCGTCATCATCAACGGTCCGGAGGCCGCCATCGGACTCTGAAAGCCACGTCAAGAAAATCGCCATAATGAAGCCGCAATTGGCCAAGAAGCGTCCGGCTCTCTCTGATATGACCAACCAGAGAGATGGGTCTCAAGCCGTTTCCCGGGTTGTCGGCACCCAGTCGAAGCCCATTGTGCGTGTTTTCTTGAATTTGCTTTGAGCACTTCTtgttagttttattttgtgtgtgtttCTAATTTTGGGTTATTAACCAACGTTAatactatttcttttttgatagttACTGTTTGCTTGTAATGTAACGGGTGATGTTAATGGCTGTTTCtaatatttctactctttctCAAGAATTGTTTGTAACAGCCTATTTGCTGAATGcggaaattttttattttatttaattttgtctataaaataaattttagttatcaagAAACAGAGCCAAGTATGATTATGCATACATAAGTGGTGGTTTTAAATCGTTGAGAACtgtataaatgtttttcctaagtataaaattaatggtcATTACTGTTATTTTGTACATTCCATTACTTgttttaatatcaattatgGCTACAGTATTCTCAAAGATCAACTGAACTATTTTCTGCATTACTAACATCTGTGTTTATAAGCCTACCTATTGatgatatgatttatttactgTTAGTGGATATTAAATATTGGAAATTTAGTTTGTAGTCGTTAAATTTGATCAGGGTTAGATATTTCTCTGTTAAACATTTCGTCCGTAACTGCAAAACTTTGCATGTTTTGGCAATTTATTTACGATTTGACTGTTGTCAGGTCACTAGGACTTTGCTGTTTCATGATTGTGTCAATCTTGTATTAAACAACTGAGTTAAGTTTTTGGTGCATGTACCTAGTTTATAGGATTTGATAACAACATACATTCCTGGGATCATTACATTATGTTTGAGTTTTATAGATCGAAATGTGTTTTGGAAATGATGTCCATCCAGTTCTGGGAGGACTAGATTTCAGTCTGATGGCCAGATGCCCCTAAATAATCgtacaaaattcaatttgatcaTTCACATATTATTGAACCAACCATAATTACTTTCAGATTTGGGTATAACTTATTCTAATCCACGAATCAAAATTGACtgtgtttttatattttaaaggtGCCATGTTCAGCTAAAATTGCCAAGAAAAAGGAATCTTCAGCTCACTCTCATGATAAAGGACTTTCTGGGAACACTTTGCCTGCTTCCTTGAGTGTGAAAATAGGTGTTATTGCCAAGGATGCATTTTCTACTAGAAGTGATCATCCTATCATTAGAGCTATTCCTGCTCCAAGCAGCAATATCTCCAGCCTTCCTGCTTCCAGTAGTGCAATTATGGTACCCATATGCAAGAATATTTCTCTGAGCACATCAGTCAGTGGTTCCGTTTCTTTGGATGAGACAATGTCTACCTGCGACTCTCTGAAGAGTCCAGAATTTGTATATATAGATAAAGAGGATTCTTCGGCAGTTAAATCTATTGAGAGGAGGACATGCAGCTCTGTCAACATTTCAGATTGTGCACAAGGAAAAGGTTTCTCATTTTTGAGGGACATATATGctcaatctaatttaatcattCTTCTATTGTTCAATTCGTATGTCATATGTAGTTTGGCCAGTGTTGGCCATTGTTTTTTACCGTTCCATAAACTGAAGACTGCAGATCAATGAATTTCACTCTCCTGGGTTTCTGCTCCATGGATTTCAGGGAAGACTTGCAAGAGAGACATACTCGTAGAGA contains:
- the LOC102616765 gene encoding cyclin-A1-1-like isoform X2, whose product is MSTRNRRPPVSSSSSTVRRPPSDSESHVKKIAIMKPQLAKKRPALSDMTNQRDGSQAVSRVVGTQSKPIVPCSAKIAKKKESSAHSHDKGLSGNTLPASLSVKIGVIAKDAFSTRSDHPIIRAIPAPSSNISSLPASSSAIMVPICKNISLSTSVSGSVSLDETMSTCDSLKSPEFVYIDKEDSSAVKSIERRTCSSVNISDCAQGKGKTCKRDILVEMEMVDDFVDIDDNIKDPQFCATIACDIYKNLRASEDFQAKKRPSLDFMERVQKDINPGMRAILIDWLVEVSEEYRLVPETLFLAVNYIDRYLSGNVIIRQQLQLLGVACMMISAKYEEICPPQVEELCYITDNTYNKKEVLQMESAVLNYLKFEMTAPTAKCFLMRFIRAAQRSNKVNVFFLLFKMFRH